From one Cupriavidus oxalaticus genomic stretch:
- a CDS encoding universal stress protein, translated as MNFRTILVDLTDGPACAARVECAAQVAAAFAGSVVGLTATGTHLEPFRGAGEEAGRYDALARGKLQHLAARHHEALREWVGRVSPTIPTRHVVVEAEAGWALATHGRFADLILPGPPSVHTDVPAGMPGVAEYVMLESGRPILLLPGLAGPTLEGHVAIAWNGSRAAARVVADAMPWLTRAGAVSVLVVASASESPEPQDQESHESDASHESGQRLVAWLASHGVEADLHVAHGEPDELLPRLVGDVQAGLLVAGGYGHSRLRELVLGGSTRSLLRQTAFPVFMSH; from the coding sequence ATGAATTTCAGAACGATCCTTGTCGACCTGACCGATGGCCCGGCGTGTGCGGCGCGCGTCGAGTGCGCGGCGCAGGTTGCCGCGGCATTCGCCGGCAGCGTGGTGGGCCTTACGGCAACCGGCACGCACCTGGAGCCGTTTCGCGGTGCGGGGGAAGAGGCTGGACGATATGACGCCCTTGCGCGGGGCAAGCTCCAGCACCTGGCTGCGAGGCACCATGAAGCGTTGCGGGAGTGGGTCGGGCGCGTCTCGCCGACGATTCCAACGCGGCATGTTGTCGTCGAGGCTGAAGCCGGCTGGGCGCTGGCTACGCATGGCCGCTTCGCCGATCTTATCTTGCCTGGTCCGCCTTCGGTACATACCGACGTTCCCGCTGGAATGCCAGGCGTTGCCGAGTATGTGATGCTCGAATCCGGGCGGCCCATCCTGCTACTGCCGGGTCTTGCCGGCCCTACCCTGGAAGGTCATGTTGCGATAGCGTGGAATGGGTCTCGGGCGGCGGCCCGGGTGGTCGCGGATGCAATGCCGTGGCTCACCCGTGCCGGCGCGGTGTCTGTCCTTGTAGTTGCGTCGGCGAGCGAAAGTCCCGAGCCGCAGGATCAGGAATCCCATGAGAGCGACGCGAGCCACGAGAGCGGCCAGCGCCTCGTGGCGTGGCTGGCAAGCCACGGCGTCGAGGCCGACCTGCACGTAGCGCATGGTGAGCCGGATGAGCTACTGCCGCGACTTGTCGGCGACGTGCAGGCCGGCCTGCTCGTTGCAGGCGGCTATGGCCACTCGCGGCTGCGCGAGCTCGTACTTGGAGGATCGACCCGCAGCCTCCTGCGCCAGACTGCCTTCCCGGTCTTCATGTCGCACTGA
- a CDS encoding LemA family protein, which translates to MLLIGLAGCGYNTIQSQDEQVKASWSEVVNQYQRRADLVPNLVNTVKGYASHEREVLTAVTEARARVGTIQVTPETLNDSKAFAQFQAAQQQLSGTLSRLLAVSENYPQLKADAGFRDLRSQLEGTENRIAVARNRYIQSVQAYNVTVRSLPSNLTAMVLGYKEKPNFTVANETAIAKPPQVGFGAGPASAPGGVK; encoded by the coding sequence ATGCTCCTGATTGGTCTGGCAGGCTGCGGCTACAACACAATTCAGTCGCAGGATGAACAGGTCAAGGCAAGCTGGTCGGAGGTTGTGAACCAGTACCAACGCCGGGCCGACTTAGTGCCGAATCTGGTGAACACCGTGAAAGGCTACGCCAGCCATGAGCGCGAGGTCCTGACAGCGGTGACAGAGGCCCGAGCACGCGTTGGCACCATCCAGGTCACGCCCGAGACCCTGAACGACTCGAAGGCATTCGCCCAATTCCAGGCCGCGCAGCAGCAGTTGTCGGGGACCTTGTCCAGGCTTTTGGCAGTTTCCGAGAACTATCCGCAATTGAAGGCCGACGCTGGCTTCAGGGATTTGCGGTCCCAACTCGAGGGTACCGAGAATCGGATTGCCGTCGCGCGAAACCGGTATATCCAGTCCGTTCAAGCGTACAACGTGACCGTGCGTTCGTTGCCTTCAAATCTGACGGCAATGGTTTTGGGCTACAAGGAGAAGCCCAACTTCACGGTGGCAAACGAAACGGCGATAGCCAAGCCACCACAAGTTGGCTTTGGTGCGGGTCCTGCCAGTGCCCCTGGAGGTGTCAAGTGA
- a CDS encoding heavy metal translocating P-type ATPase: MEVSPGEAAASVEADHKRYWFCSRRCHQAFLANPAQYIPPPSAEDTPAGASISPPATATIPPGTGGAKQLAKDPICGMMVDKATALSTERGNRKYYFCSESCLRTFESPESELKAMKTRVTIALTGVLALAVLRAGAFLALAAGATLLTWAPIPGLPWLTWGMWLFLLVTPVQFIGGWSFYKGAWNAIRTRNINMDFLIALGTSVAYFYSVVVLFFPSWLPVKVAERDVYFEVSAVIIAFVLLGKYMEEIIKKKSSAAVRRLLDLRPAVAHVLRDGKEVEIPAESIMVGEAVIVRPGEKIPTDGKVVEGESSVDESMLTGESMPVEKKPGAAVIGGTLNRSGAFTLQATKIGADTALAQIIKMVEDAQASTAQIQRLADQVTGYFVPAVVSIALLALVGWTVAGHFPHGLLAFVAVLIISCPCALGVATPAALMVGVGKGADNGILIRGGEVLERAEKLTAVVFDKTGTITRGEPTVTDVISFSNHEESTLLTLAAAVESGSEHPLGEAIVRAAEHRGLAIPKATAITALSGMGIRGQVEGQQAWLGNRRLFGSQGIPTGNAESVLQRLEADGKTAMLVGAGNTLLGVVAVADTVKPEAAEAVAALKARNTKVVLLSGDNRRTAEAIGRQVGIDHVIAEVMPEDKVETIQTLQKQGEVVAMVGDGVNDAPALAAADIGIAIGSGSDVAKETGSIILIRDDVRDVVASIQLSRATMRKIKQNLFWAFIYNTIGIPVAAFGLLNPIIAAAAMALSSLSVVANSALLKRVRLGQASTEAA; this comes from the coding sequence ATGGAAGTTTCTCCCGGGGAAGCGGCCGCTAGTGTGGAGGCCGACCACAAGCGCTATTGGTTCTGCTCCCGCCGCTGCCACCAGGCGTTCCTCGCCAACCCGGCCCAATACATTCCTCCGCCGTCAGCCGAGGATACCCCGGCGGGCGCTAGCATTTCGCCGCCCGCCACGGCCACCATCCCACCCGGCACCGGCGGTGCCAAGCAACTCGCAAAGGACCCCATCTGCGGGATGATGGTCGACAAGGCCACAGCCCTGTCCACCGAACGCGGCAATCGCAAGTACTATTTCTGCAGCGAAAGCTGTCTGCGGACTTTCGAGTCGCCAGAGAGCGAACTGAAAGCCATGAAGACGCGCGTGACGATTGCCCTTACGGGTGTCCTCGCGCTGGCGGTGCTGCGGGCAGGTGCCTTCCTGGCGTTGGCGGCAGGCGCGACCTTGCTCACCTGGGCGCCCATTCCGGGCTTGCCCTGGCTCACATGGGGGATGTGGCTGTTCCTGCTCGTCACGCCCGTGCAGTTCATTGGCGGCTGGAGCTTCTACAAGGGTGCGTGGAACGCCATCAGAACACGCAATATCAACATGGACTTCCTCATTGCCCTGGGGACGTCCGTGGCGTATTTCTATAGCGTAGTGGTGCTGTTCTTCCCCTCCTGGCTGCCGGTGAAGGTCGCAGAGCGGGATGTCTATTTTGAAGTCTCGGCGGTGATTATCGCCTTCGTGCTGCTGGGCAAGTACATGGAGGAAATCATCAAGAAGAAGTCCTCCGCCGCCGTTCGACGCCTGCTCGACTTACGTCCCGCCGTCGCGCATGTACTGCGTGATGGGAAAGAAGTGGAAATTCCGGCGGAGAGTATCATGGTGGGCGAAGCGGTCATCGTACGCCCGGGTGAAAAGATTCCGACGGACGGCAAGGTCGTTGAGGGCGAGTCCAGCGTCGATGAGTCCATGCTGACCGGCGAGTCGATGCCTGTGGAGAAAAAGCCTGGCGCCGCAGTCATTGGCGGCACGCTCAACCGCAGCGGCGCCTTCACTCTCCAAGCCACGAAAATCGGAGCCGATACCGCGCTCGCACAGATTATCAAGATGGTCGAGGACGCCCAGGCCAGCACCGCGCAGATTCAACGGCTGGCCGACCAGGTCACCGGCTACTTCGTGCCGGCGGTTGTGTCCATTGCCCTGCTGGCCCTGGTGGGGTGGACCGTGGCGGGCCATTTCCCGCACGGGCTGCTTGCGTTTGTGGCCGTCCTGATTATCTCTTGCCCATGCGCACTCGGTGTGGCGACGCCTGCCGCACTGATGGTTGGCGTGGGCAAGGGGGCCGACAACGGCATCCTGATACGCGGTGGTGAAGTGCTGGAGCGCGCCGAGAAGCTGACGGCGGTGGTCTTTGACAAGACCGGTACGATTACGCGCGGAGAGCCGACCGTCACCGATGTCATCTCGTTCTCGAATCACGAGGAATCAACCCTGTTGACCCTTGCGGCAGCCGTCGAAAGTGGGTCTGAGCATCCTCTGGGCGAAGCCATCGTGCGTGCGGCAGAACATCGCGGCCTTGCCATTCCCAAGGCCACCGCCATTACTGCCCTGTCTGGCATGGGCATTCGGGGACAAGTCGAAGGCCAACAGGCCTGGCTCGGGAATCGGCGTCTGTTTGGGAGCCAGGGAATTCCAACTGGTAACGCTGAGTCGGTGCTTCAAAGGCTCGAGGCAGACGGGAAGACCGCCATGCTGGTCGGTGCCGGTAATACGCTGCTTGGTGTAGTCGCAGTGGCCGACACGGTGAAGCCTGAGGCAGCCGAGGCTGTCGCAGCCCTGAAGGCTCGCAACACCAAGGTCGTGCTGCTAAGTGGAGACAACCGTCGGACGGCGGAGGCCATTGGCCGGCAGGTTGGCATCGACCACGTGATTGCCGAAGTCATGCCGGAAGACAAGGTCGAGACCATTCAGACACTGCAGAAACAGGGCGAAGTCGTGGCGATGGTAGGTGACGGTGTGAACGACGCCCCCGCCCTTGCGGCAGCCGACATCGGCATTGCAATCGGCTCTGGCTCGGACGTCGCCAAGGAGACGGGAAGCATCATCCTCATTCGCGACGACGTTCGTGACGTCGTGGCGTCCATCCAACTGTCGCGCGCCACGATGCGCAAAATTAAGCAGAACCTCTTCTGGGCGTTCATCTACAACACTATTGGCATCCCGGTCGCAGCCTTCGGACTGTTGAACCCCATTATTGCGGCGGCAGCCATGGCGCTGTCCTCATTGAGCGTCGTGGCCAACTCCGCGCTGCTTAAGCGTGTGAGGCTCGGCCAGGCCAGTACGGAGGCAGCATGA
- a CDS encoding universal stress protein, producing MACDSIVVHVDNSRQATQRLELAVRLAAINACPLIGLYVGFVPEPAWFYRMENAQRYFEEEMARRAKIREEVRGHFLARTQGFPVQAEWRLTERDSVASALREAREAGLVVAGQYDIDNADGVVGRQLLEALLLESGRPTLVVPSAGTFHTLGTRVVVAWNGSREATRALHDAVPLIAGAQARIVCAHTAAKETRLDATPVAHAARVLERHGVAVEIEHGPGGADMTIGELLLTRASDFGADLIVMGAYGHGRMRELVLGGVTRTLLESMTVPVLFSH from the coding sequence ATGGCCTGCGATAGCATCGTGGTACACGTGGACAATAGCCGGCAAGCAACGCAGCGGCTGGAACTGGCCGTGCGCCTCGCCGCGATCAATGCGTGTCCGTTGATCGGCCTGTACGTGGGCTTTGTCCCCGAACCGGCGTGGTTCTACCGGATGGAGAACGCGCAGCGTTATTTCGAAGAGGAGATGGCCAGGCGCGCGAAGATCCGCGAGGAGGTGCGAGGCCATTTCCTGGCCAGGACGCAGGGATTTCCCGTGCAGGCCGAATGGCGCTTGACGGAGCGCGATTCTGTGGCGTCGGCGTTACGCGAGGCGCGCGAGGCGGGGCTAGTCGTTGCCGGGCAGTATGACATCGATAACGCCGACGGCGTAGTCGGCAGGCAGTTGTTGGAGGCGCTGCTGCTGGAGAGCGGGCGACCTACACTCGTGGTGCCGTCAGCCGGCACATTCCACACGCTGGGCACCCGCGTGGTAGTCGCCTGGAACGGCAGCCGGGAAGCGACTCGCGCGCTACACGATGCGGTACCGTTGATCGCCGGCGCGCAGGCGCGTATCGTCTGCGCGCATACAGCAGCCAAGGAGACCAGGCTCGACGCGACGCCGGTCGCACATGCGGCCCGCGTCCTGGAGCGCCACGGCGTGGCTGTCGAGATTGAACATGGGCCCGGCGGCGCGGACATGACGATTGGCGAACTGCTCCTGACTCGTGCTTCCGACTTTGGTGCTGACCTGATCGTGATGGGCGCCTATGGGCATGGCCGGATGCGGGAACTGGTCCTCGGCGGCGTTACCCGGACGCTGCTCGAATCCATGACGGTGCCGGTCCTGTTCTCGCACTGA
- a CDS encoding MBL fold metallo-hydrolase RNA specificity domain-containing protein → MHLQFLGATDTVTGSKYVLDTGHHRVMVDCGLFQGYKTLRLRNWDPLPVDPATLDAVVLTHAHIDHSGYLPLLVRNGFQGKVYCTMGTAQLCCILLPDSAHLAEEDAGYANRKGYSRHHPAMPLYTGADAARALRRLQPIPYGKRFPVVPGVEAEFSRAGHIIGSAIVTLHAQGKRIVFSGDLGRQHDIVMRPPDVIRQADILLVESTYGDRIHPTADPIDVLGEIVSRTIGRGGSLIIPAFAVGRTQSLLYCLHRLQEQKRIPDVPVYLNSPMAIDATSIFALHPEELHIDRAECAAACSLATPVQSMEQSIWLNQDRSPKIILAGSGMATGGRVVHHLATYGPDARNTILLSGFQATGTRGAALAAGRRDIRVHGKDVVVRAAVEQVENLSAHADAAELMTWLRGFGQAPRQTFVVHGEPQASDALRQRIERELHWEVTMPEYRQAYQLK, encoded by the coding sequence ATGCACCTCCAGTTTCTCGGCGCGACCGACACCGTCACCGGGTCCAAGTATGTCCTCGACACCGGTCATCATCGCGTCATGGTTGATTGTGGCCTGTTCCAGGGGTACAAGACGCTACGGTTGCGTAACTGGGATCCGCTTCCCGTCGATCCTGCTACGCTTGATGCCGTCGTACTCACACACGCCCACATTGACCACAGTGGCTACCTGCCGCTGCTTGTTCGCAACGGCTTCCAGGGTAAGGTCTACTGCACCATGGGCACGGCGCAATTGTGCTGCATCCTGCTGCCAGACAGTGCGCATCTGGCAGAAGAGGATGCCGGCTACGCCAATCGCAAAGGCTATTCGCGCCACCACCCTGCAATGCCGCTATACACAGGCGCAGACGCCGCGCGCGCCTTGCGGCGGCTACAGCCAATTCCTTACGGCAAGCGATTTCCGGTGGTGCCCGGCGTAGAGGCAGAATTCAGCCGGGCGGGACATATCATCGGCTCGGCCATCGTCACGCTGCACGCGCAGGGCAAGCGCATCGTCTTTTCCGGCGACCTCGGGCGGCAGCACGATATTGTTATGCGCCCACCGGATGTCATCCGGCAGGCGGATATCCTCCTGGTGGAATCTACCTACGGCGATCGGATTCACCCGACTGCCGATCCGATCGATGTGCTGGGCGAGATCGTGAGCAGGACCATCGGGCGGGGTGGCAGCCTGATCATTCCCGCCTTCGCCGTTGGGCGCACCCAGAGTCTGCTCTATTGCCTGCACCGCTTGCAGGAGCAGAAGAGAATTCCGGATGTGCCGGTGTACCTCAACAGCCCCATGGCGATTGATGCGACCAGCATCTTTGCTCTGCATCCGGAAGAGCTTCACATCGATCGTGCCGAATGTGCCGCAGCCTGCAGTCTGGCGACGCCAGTGCAGAGCATGGAGCAATCGATCTGGCTGAACCAGGACCGCAGTCCCAAGATCATCCTTGCCGGCAGCGGCATGGCCACGGGCGGGCGCGTGGTCCACCACCTTGCGACCTACGGACCGGATGCGCGCAACACTATCCTCTTGTCTGGCTTCCAGGCCACCGGCACTCGCGGCGCGGCGCTGGCGGCAGGTCGGCGTGATATCCGCGTACACGGCAAGGATGTCGTCGTGCGGGCGGCAGTGGAGCAGGTGGAAAACCTGTCGGCACACGCCGACGCAGCGGAGCTGATGACCTGGCTCCGCGGTTTTGGACAAGCGCCCAGACAGACGTTCGTCGTGCATGGCGAGCCACAGGCCAGCGATGCGCTGCGGCAGCGAATTGAGCGAGAGTTGCACTGGGAAGTCACTATGCCCGAGTACCGTCAGGCGTATCAACTCAAGTGA
- a CDS encoding MgtC/SapB family protein, whose product MTPLGIPHEAKGLAAALTVGLLIGLERGWHERDLPEGGRVAGLRTFALTGLLGGVLGNLFPEFGAWPLLGGLLGISMLLAVSYTHIAKSSGNLSATSAVAMLLTLVLGAYAARGSIALSLGAAVIAAVLLDMKPTLHGWLRLIEHRELTAALQLLVLSVVILPNLPSIGLGPYKALNPFQLWWAVILIASLSMVGHVAMRLTGSQRGILLTGLLGGLASSTAATLTLARFARQQPSLERACAAGAVGACGVMFFRMVVLLGVIQPTLLVTFGAALVVTGIVLLGISLLLWRRLPGTTSDDVEIAPMAPFDLGSALGFGVFLAVMAILVPAAKDWWGAAGIYAVSVVSGLADVDAIVISLARIHVAGGLGTGTVVVAMSAAVLANLVTKALIAWVTGGTIVGKTVGKAYAVAMAVGAATLALTMLPQIGEI is encoded by the coding sequence TTGACGCCACTCGGAATACCCCACGAGGCCAAGGGCTTGGCGGCAGCACTGACGGTCGGTCTTCTGATTGGCTTGGAGCGTGGATGGCATGAGCGCGACCTGCCAGAAGGAGGGCGTGTCGCGGGCCTGCGCACATTTGCCTTGACGGGGCTCTTGGGCGGAGTCCTTGGCAACCTGTTTCCGGAATTTGGCGCGTGGCCGTTGCTCGGGGGACTATTGGGCATTTCGATGCTGCTCGCGGTGTCGTATACACATATCGCCAAATCGTCCGGCAACCTTAGCGCAACGAGTGCTGTGGCGATGTTGTTGACGTTAGTGCTAGGCGCCTACGCAGCACGCGGTTCCATCGCTCTGTCTCTTGGGGCAGCCGTGATTGCGGCGGTGCTCTTGGATATGAAGCCGACATTGCATGGCTGGCTTCGTTTGATTGAGCATCGCGAATTAACGGCGGCGCTGCAACTTCTGGTGCTCTCCGTCGTCATTCTGCCTAATCTCCCGAGCATCGGGCTGGGGCCCTACAAGGCATTGAACCCGTTCCAACTATGGTGGGCGGTGATACTGATTGCCAGCCTGTCCATGGTCGGACATGTGGCGATGCGCCTCACTGGCTCACAGCGGGGCATTCTATTGACCGGCTTGCTGGGCGGCCTTGCGTCTTCGACAGCGGCAACATTAACGCTGGCACGCTTTGCGAGACAGCAACCTTCACTGGAGCGTGCATGCGCGGCCGGGGCCGTCGGGGCATGCGGTGTGATGTTCTTTCGGATGGTTGTCCTGCTCGGCGTTATCCAGCCCACGCTTCTCGTCACGTTTGGCGCCGCCCTTGTTGTAACAGGCATCGTCCTGCTCGGGATTAGCTTGTTGCTCTGGCGGCGCCTACCTGGAACCACCTCGGACGACGTCGAAATTGCTCCCATGGCGCCATTCGACCTGGGTTCAGCGCTCGGATTCGGGGTCTTCCTAGCGGTCATGGCAATCCTGGTTCCTGCTGCCAAGGATTGGTGGGGCGCAGCTGGCATCTATGCCGTCTCGGTGGTGTCAGGCCTGGCAGACGTTGATGCCATCGTGATTTCTCTGGCGAGAATCCACGTCGCTGGCGGACTGGGAACCGGTACGGTTGTTGTTGCCATGAGCGCGGCCGTCTTGGCGAACTTGGTCACCAAGGCGTTGATTGCCTGGGTTACAGGCGGCACCATCGTAGGCAAAACAGTAGGTAAAGCATACGCGGTAGCCATGGCAGTTGGCGCCGCGACACTGGCACTGACTATGCTGCCTCAAATCGGAGAAATCTGA
- a CDS encoding DUF2933 domain-containing protein — translation MNHDHRSHEHPEDPERKISRSKLVTIGFLLVIGYFLWTEHRAHVIQFLPFLLLAACPLMHLFMHHGHGHGHGGHEDSSDTGKKGER, via the coding sequence ATGAATCACGACCACAGGAGTCACGAGCACCCGGAGGATCCAGAGCGAAAGATTTCCCGCTCCAAGCTTGTCACGATTGGCTTTCTGTTGGTGATTGGCTACTTCCTCTGGACGGAGCACCGGGCCCACGTCATTCAGTTCCTGCCGTTCCTGCTCCTGGCGGCATGTCCGTTGATGCATCTCTTCATGCATCACGGCCATGGCCACGGTCACGGAGGGCACGAGGACTCCAGTGACACAGGCAAAAAGGGAGAGCGATGA
- a CDS encoding TPM domain-containing protein, whose amino-acid sequence MANLQPMARHLLMTHWRVRRTFPRETLLAIEQAIATGESTHIGQLRFAVEGALSLAALSKGLTARERAIEVFSQLHVWDTEHNNGVLIYLLLADRSVEIVADRGIHGRVRQGEWDTICREMEDAFRRNEFRLGVLRGITAVGTLLATHFPAGVGGTDELLNTPVIL is encoded by the coding sequence ATGGCGAATCTCCAGCCCATGGCGCGACATCTGCTGATGACGCACTGGCGAGTCAGGCGAACCTTCCCGCGCGAAACCCTACTCGCAATCGAGCAGGCCATTGCGACCGGTGAGTCTACGCATATTGGTCAGCTTCGATTCGCTGTAGAGGGAGCGCTGAGCCTTGCAGCGCTAAGCAAGGGTCTCACGGCACGTGAGCGTGCCATCGAGGTCTTTTCGCAACTGCATGTTTGGGATACGGAACACAACAATGGCGTCTTGATTTACCTGTTGCTGGCAGACCGCAGCGTTGAGATTGTTGCTGACCGTGGAATCCATGGGCGGGTGCGGCAAGGAGAGTGGGACACCATTTGCCGAGAGATGGAGGACGCCTTTCGCCGGAATGAATTCCGGCTGGGAGTGCTTCGAGGCATAACGGCCGTTGGAACCCTTCTGGCAACACACTTTCCTGCTGGTGTTGGCGGCACGGACGAATTACTCAATACGCCAGTAATTCTGTAG
- a CDS encoding DUF5676 family membrane protein, protein MKPFKTGVTLSATVVLFYALCTLVWLALPESFMNFMNVLFHGLDFRRLQTGEQLSWWSVIYPAFVFAVWFFAAGAFFAWLHNSLRGEK, encoded by the coding sequence ATGAAACCCTTCAAAACTGGTGTGACGCTATCTGCGACAGTCGTGCTGTTCTATGCCTTATGCACGTTGGTCTGGCTGGCACTCCCTGAGTCTTTCATGAACTTCATGAACGTGCTCTTTCACGGACTCGATTTCCGACGCCTGCAGACTGGCGAACAGTTGTCCTGGTGGTCCGTCATCTACCCGGCCTTTGTGTTTGCAGTGTGGTTCTTTGCTGCCGGTGCATTCTTTGCATGGTTGCACAACAGCCTACGCGGAGAGAAATGA
- a CDS encoding TPM domain-containing protein codes for MKWLLAAKGLFLVFLACVSLGAAAEVAIPGLTARVTDLTGALTSEQRAALEQRLQAFESETGSQIGVLMVPTTQPEDIAQYSIRVVEQWKLGRKGTDDGALLIIAKDDRTVRIEVGYGLEGVLTDAMSKRIISDDIVPRFKQGDFYGGVTAGVERIISVINGEPLPPPRRTRGERGDGSVRQFLPVILVLTLVVGGVLRSLLGRGPGAVATGGVVGIIGWVLSGAIAVGVLAGAIALFFTMFGGSHMGLRGIGGRGGFGGGSGRGGFGGGGGGFGGGGASGKW; via the coding sequence GTGAAATGGCTTTTGGCTGCCAAAGGCCTGTTCCTGGTCTTTCTGGCTTGTGTGTCTCTGGGCGCGGCGGCGGAAGTTGCCATTCCCGGCCTGACGGCGCGGGTGACCGACCTGACCGGCGCGCTGACAAGCGAACAACGGGCGGCCCTCGAACAAAGGCTGCAAGCCTTCGAGAGCGAGACGGGAAGTCAGATAGGGGTGCTGATGGTCCCCACCACGCAACCCGAGGACATTGCACAATACTCCATTCGCGTGGTCGAGCAATGGAAGCTCGGGCGGAAGGGAACGGATGACGGAGCACTGCTCATCATCGCCAAGGATGACCGGACAGTCCGCATCGAGGTTGGCTATGGCCTGGAAGGCGTACTCACCGACGCCATGAGCAAGCGCATCATCAGCGATGACATCGTTCCCCGCTTCAAGCAGGGGGACTTCTATGGCGGCGTCACGGCTGGCGTCGAGCGCATCATTAGTGTTATCAACGGCGAGCCGTTGCCACCACCGAGGCGAACAAGAGGCGAGCGCGGCGATGGCTCGGTGCGGCAGTTTCTGCCAGTCATCCTGGTGCTGACGCTCGTGGTGGGCGGAGTGCTGCGCTCCCTCCTGGGCCGAGGTCCAGGCGCCGTTGCCACCGGAGGCGTGGTCGGCATTATCGGATGGGTACTGTCCGGAGCAATCGCTGTCGGCGTACTTGCTGGCGCAATCGCGCTCTTCTTTACGATGTTTGGTGGCTCCCACATGGGCTTGCGGGGTATCGGCGGTCGTGGCGGCTTTGGAGGCGGCTCTGGACGAGGTGGATTTGGTGGCGGCGGTGGTGGCTTTGGCGGCGGCGGCGCCTCGGGGAAATGGTAA
- a CDS encoding universal stress protein, whose protein sequence is MTNVVLPCDGSDYSVAAARALLASGLFQRPLNVHLVHVLPEITGRPRAYLTREQMEQWASAAAQDAFTSILPLLQADHCAVTEHHCIGEPANEIVAVARNCRADVIVMGTHGHGAFLSAVMGSIAVRVVAAAHVPVVLVPRRSSL, encoded by the coding sequence ATGACTAATGTCGTACTTCCCTGCGATGGATCTGATTACAGCGTCGCGGCAGCGAGAGCGCTCTTGGCCTCAGGACTTTTCCAGCGGCCGCTGAATGTGCACTTGGTGCACGTGCTTCCTGAGATCACAGGGCGACCAAGGGCCTACCTTACAAGGGAACAAATGGAACAATGGGCAAGCGCAGCAGCTCAGGATGCCTTTACCTCGATCTTGCCGTTGCTTCAGGCAGATCACTGCGCAGTGACCGAACACCATTGCATTGGCGAGCCGGCGAACGAGATTGTTGCCGTGGCTCGGAACTGCCGTGCCGATGTGATCGTGATGGGGACGCACGGACATGGCGCCTTCTTGTCGGCCGTTATGGGATCCATCGCAGTAAGAGTGGTGGCTGCGGCACACGTACCCGTCGTGCTCGTCCCTCGCCGTTCAAGCCTTTAA